In Mercurialis annua linkage group LG6, ddMerAnnu1.2, whole genome shotgun sequence, the following are encoded in one genomic region:
- the LOC126688381 gene encoding uncharacterized protein LOC126688381 — protein MAMQTGIGLSRIFLIAGAGYTGTVMFKNGKLSDIIGELQSLVKGWEKSGEHSDGDSDYSDAIAHQVKRLAMEVRQLATQRQITVLNGGSGQSNITNLIVPAAAVGALGYGYMWWKGLKLSDLMYVTKRSMANAVTNLTKHLEQVSESLTAAKAHLTQRIQLVDDKMETQKEISKAIQNDVKAASENLSQIGSELWQLQRVVSGLDGKICSLEEKQDIANMGVWYLCNFFEGREINMPKALEDQLKLSAKTRPQLPSILGLKDIKDITDSLSRTMSEPAPKLMLQSGTDKLEDTPQAPQSTQSNLLRFRIKC, from the exons ATGGCGATGCAAACTGGAATTGGCCTCTCCAGGATCTTTCTCATTGCCGGTGCAG GATATACCGGTACTGTTAtgtttaaaaatggaaaattatctGATATTATCGGTGAACTTCag TCTCTGGTGAAGGGATGGGAAAAATCTGGGGAACATTCGGATGGTGATTCTGATTACTCTGATGCCATTGCTCATCAG GTAAAGCGGTTGGCAATGGAGGTCAGGCAACTTGCCACTCAACGGCAAATAACTGTGTTGAATGGGGGTTCTGGTCAAA GTAACATAACTAACCTCATAGTTCCAGCTGCTGCAGTTGGGGCATTGGGTTATGGCTACATGTGGTGGAAG GGTCTCAAGCTTTCAGATCTTATGTATGTGACAAAGCGCAGTATGGCAAATGCTGTTACAAACTTGACAAAACATCTGGAGCAAGTTTCCGAGTCCCTGACT GCTGCGAAAGCACATTTGACACAGAGAATACAACTAGTGGATGATAAAATGGAAACTCAAAAGGAGATCTCAAAGGCAATTCAAAATGAT GTTAAAGCTGCTTCTGAAAATTTGTCACAAATTGGCTCAGAGCTGTGGCAGTTGCAGCGCGTAGTTTCTGGTTTG GATGGGAAGATATGCTCATTGGAGGAGAAACAG GATATCGCAAATATGGGTGTATGGTACCTATGCAATTTTTTCGAGGGCAGAGAAATAAATATGCCTAAAGCTCTGGAg GATCAACTTAAACTTTCTGCGAAAACTCGTCCTCAGCTGCCAAGTATATTG GGTCTAAAGGATATTAAGGACATAACAGACAGTTTGTCTCGAACAATGAGTGAGCCAGCACCTAAACTCATGCTGCAAAGTGGAACTGATAAGCTGGAAGATACACCGCAGGCACCACAAAGCACCCAATCAAACCTATTAAG GTTTCGAATTAAGTGTTGA